One genomic window of Biomphalaria glabrata chromosome 9, xgBioGlab47.1, whole genome shotgun sequence includes the following:
- the LOC129928145 gene encoding uncharacterized protein LOC129928145, with protein MQNSYQVLKKELLNAYGHNAATFRKKYYENTPSSQVDPQTTINSEKDFFTKWLGFENVENTYKGLKNFILIDNFINKCDPQLQSFVKERNPKVIEDLVEIIRTFKNAYPNNPLSVRDHKKVIDLVNYVKRNDGNDRDYGRRNDRSRERGNNGRDSYDGIKDRSWENENNGRESYDRRIDRPKAGDRNLRDVTCFNCQEKGHMAYQCRKHRGNGAGNGNAQDNSGTSDRRGNQGNRRQERDNRPPDRVNFVRSIQDRDRDSGHSEPDEEINYVDCGEDRFKLYPGMINNKQVNVIRDTASSTLAVRGGLVKSKENLGYTKSVRLADGAVKRFEACKVFLRSPLYTGYCEGVVMPRLSRDVLLGNVAGVRAATDKQVRSWKSRYGNMRRNKPRKDRICFNCHKHGHIARDCWSRAEQSEQKIASSDRRHRSESDSDDRRDDCGSGNRRSYRGRRSQAGYCGVRRDVNSSWREQMYESCR; from the coding sequence ATGCAAAACAGCTATCAGGTGCTAAAGAAGGAACTGCTAAACGCATACGGGCACAACGCGGCAACATTCCGAAAGAAATATTACGAAAACACTCCATCCAGCCAAGTTGATCCGCAGACAACCATCAACTCAGAGAAGGACTTCTTCACTAAATGGCTCGGATTCGAGAATGTAGAGAACACCTACAAGGGGTtgaagaatttcattctgattgaTAACTTTATCAATAAGTGCGACCCTCAGCTACAGTCCTTTGTAAAGGAAAGAAACCCTAAGGTAATTGAAGACTTGGTAGAAATTATTAGGACCTTTAAAAACGCATATCCAAACAACCCACTTTCAGTTAGAGaccacaaaaaagttattgacctGGTAAATTATGTAAAGAGAAATGATGGTAATGATAGGGATTATGGTAGGAGAAACGATAGGTCCAGGGAACGTGGGAACAATGGTCGGGATAGTTATGATGGCATAAAGGATAGATCctgggaaaatgaaaacaatggcagggaaagttatgataggagaatagatagacctaaagcgggtgatagaaaccttagggatgttacatgttttaactGTCAGGAAAAGGGACACATGGCATACCAGTGTAGGAAACATAGAGGGAATGGAGCTGGCAATGGGAATGCACAGGATAATAGTGGCACTAGTGATAGGAGAGGTAATCAAGGAAACCGTAGACAAGAGAGGGATAATCGGCCACCAGATAGGGTTAATTTTGTAAGGAGCATCCAAGACAGGGATCGTGATAGCGGACATAGTGAAccagatgaagaaattaattacgttgattgtggggaagatagatttaaactatatccaggcatgataaataataaacaggtaaATGTGATCCGGGACACAGCTAGCAGTACACTCGCAGTTCGAGGAGGATTAGTTAAATCTAAGGAGAATTTAGGCTATACCAAATCAGTCAGATTGGCAGACGGCGCAGTTAAGAGGTTCGAAgcgtgcaaagtgttccttcgaTCTCCATTGTACACAGGGTATTGCGAAGGGGTAGTCATGCCGAGGTTATCTAGAGATGTTTTACTTGGAAATGTAGCAGGTGTCAGAGCCGCTACTGACAAACAGGTTAGAAGTTGGAAAAGCAGGTATGGCAACATGAGACGAAACAAACCTAGAAAGGACAGAATTTGTTTTAACTGCCATAAACATGGGCACATCGCTAGAGACTGTTGGAGTAGGGCAGAACAGTCTGAACAGAAGATTGCGAGTTCGGATAGGAGGCATAGGTCTGAATCCGATAGTGATGATAGAAGAGATGACTGTGGTAGCGGAAATCGCAGGTCATACAGAGGTAGAAGGTCACAAGCGGGCTATTGTGGTGTAAGAAGAGATGTTAACTCCAGTTGGAGAGAACAAATGTATGAGTCGTGTAGATAG